One stretch of candidate division TA06 bacterium DNA includes these proteins:
- a CDS encoding T9SS type A sorting domain-containing protein — translation MKKHCIIKLSLIAALMLISHQAWSFSLVMNANQVLENNGGYWTDPGYTYQDDALSAWVLGTANGGRYLRVGLEDPSIDTTNIMITGVTIYAKAYSNYSKSKIRLQPYFNNVAGLESPGVNLGTSEVLRSYDITSQRAWTWQELKDLSVRVTPRTGSYFYLNHVFVVVTYTDSTILGDYSFEFSTIASPETLGYYFPVRIIVRDSLGDTAKSYNGNASISDLTGTITPINAQFISGVCNLPVMIGENTALTSITVDDGDTSAVSNGFSVVSGLHHFWISPVASPQTVGSPFPVSISACDFNGDTLTTFNGKADLVEITGALIQDSTGSFTSGVWNGNITINGGAGIYDTLWAEYTKTSHSSRGKSNAFLLASPLGLEMTGMTAEVGPKAVTVTWQTQCERGCAYWKIERSSTPETGYQEVGRVNGRGNTNAPSDYSFSDAQVPKAGSYYYRLAQVSTSGTVSYFGPVSAYWKGVTEEVPGFLRSFPNPARGGSISLDFNIGQEQKTALKVYSITGALVRTLLDQTLTVGKHSFLWDGKDQAGNKVAPGIYVIKLAGERTNITVKQVLLR, via the coding sequence ATCGTTGATTGCCGCTTTAATGCTAATCTCCCACCAAGCCTGGTCTTTCTCATTGGTGATGAATGCCAACCAGGTTCTGGAAAACAACGGCGGTTATTGGACCGATCCCGGCTATACTTATCAGGATGATGCTTTGTCAGCCTGGGTTTTGGGTACGGCCAATGGAGGCAGGTATTTAAGGGTCGGGCTGGAAGACCCGTCCATTGATACAACCAATATCATGATAACCGGGGTTACCATATATGCAAAGGCATACAGCAACTATTCCAAATCCAAGATCCGTCTGCAGCCGTATTTCAATAATGTTGCCGGTCTTGAATCCCCCGGCGTCAATCTGGGCACATCCGAAGTTCTCAGATCCTATGACATAACCTCACAGCGGGCCTGGACCTGGCAGGAACTTAAGGACCTCAGCGTCCGCGTTACCCCCAGGACCGGATCGTATTTTTACCTCAATCATGTTTTTGTGGTAGTGACCTATACCGACAGCACCATTTTGGGCGACTACAGTTTTGAATTTTCAACCATAGCCTCACCTGAGACTTTGGGCTATTATTTTCCCGTCAGGATCATAGTCCGGGACAGCCTGGGAGATACCGCCAAAAGCTATAACGGAAATGCCTCGATCTCCGATCTCACCGGAACCATCACGCCCATAAATGCCCAGTTTATTTCCGGCGTCTGCAACCTGCCGGTGATGATCGGCGAAAACACCGCCCTTACTTCCATTACGGTGGATGACGGGGACACCTCTGCCGTAAGCAACGGATTTTCGGTGGTGAGCGGACTGCATCACTTCTGGATAAGCCCAGTCGCTTCCCCCCAAACCGTCGGATCACCATTCCCGGTTAGCATCTCGGCCTGCGATTTCAACGGCGACACATTGACCACCTTTAACGGAAAAGCAGACCTGGTTGAAATCACTGGAGCGTTGATACAGGACTCCACCGGCAGTTTCACCTCCGGGGTCTGGAACGGGAACATAACCATCAACGGGGGCGCGGGAATCTACGATACTTTATGGGCCGAGTACACCAAGACCTCACACTCCAGCCGGGGGAAGAGCAATGCCTTTTTGCTGGCCAGTCCTTTGGGGTTGGAGATGACCGGGATGACGGCCGAGGTTGGCCCAAAGGCGGTGACGGTAACCTGGCAGACCCAGTGCGAACGCGGTTGCGCTTATTGGAAAATAGAAAGGTCATCAACCCCGGAAACGGGTTATCAGGAGGTTGGCCGGGTCAACGGAAGAGGCAATACCAATGCGCCCAGCGATTACAGTTTTAGCGATGCACAGGTTCCCAAAGCGGGAAGTTATTATTACCGCCTGGCCCAGGTCTCGACCTCCGGCACAGTAAGTTATTTCGGTCCGGTCTCGGCATACTGGAAAGGGGTAACAGAAGAGGTTCCGGGCTTTTTGAGGAGTTTTCCCAACCCTGCCCGCGGGGGGAGCATAAGCCTGGATTTCAATATCGGGCAAGAGCAAAAAACGGCCCTCAAAGTATACAGCATAACCGGGGCTTTAGTTAGAACCCTGCTGGACCAGACCCTTACAGTGGGAAAACACTCTTTCCTTTGGGATGGTAAAGACCAAGCGGGAAATAAAGTCGCTCCGGGGATCTATGTAATAAAATTGGCGGGAGAACGCACCAATATCACAGTTAAGCAGGTGTTGCTTAGATAG
- a CDS encoding T9SS type A sorting domain-containing protein encodes MKKTASCIFVLMIGMVLTAQAGVMVLNANDSLAAAGAWADVPYSYVDDMLYTVGIGAANGSKNFRVGLADPADTVNQRITGVVIYVKCYLAGSKGKLQLIPFYNEVQGTASAPLGLSGTEITRSFDITVQKAQWLWEDIKSLSVQFKPKTAKTYYANHIFTVVTSIDTTAAQASHRFAFDPVATPDTVGVAFPLGISVLDSLGSLLTSYNGSVLISDQTGTISPFIANFTGGLAAASVTISDTLRNDFIVIDDGAANDTSGLFDVVNSGLHHFAADPIGMQIKNIPFPISLSARDFFDDTVASFTGKADLWDKTGTLTPDSTGAFTAGVWSGNVNVGAGSNSDSIFISYYNGKVIAGVSNGFWVDDPLGIETEKPSTAITGPARLNIFPNPLYRKAEFSIYSPKAGSTRIIVYNLLGQKAAQKDLGKINPGTVKLNWDLGSALPQGVYFADLQVDGKSASFKKLVILK; translated from the coding sequence GTGAAAAAAACAGCATCATGTATCTTTGTGTTAATGATAGGGATGGTTTTGACCGCACAGGCTGGAGTGATGGTGCTTAATGCCAATGATTCACTGGCCGCAGCCGGGGCCTGGGCCGATGTTCCATACAGCTATGTTGATGACATGCTTTATACCGTCGGGATCGGCGCGGCCAACGGCAGCAAGAACTTCAGGGTGGGGCTGGCCGACCCGGCAGATACCGTTAACCAGAGGATCACGGGCGTAGTGATCTACGTCAAATGTTACCTGGCCGGTTCCAAAGGCAAGCTTCAGTTAATACCATTCTATAACGAGGTTCAGGGCACTGCTTCCGCTCCTTTGGGGCTGAGCGGCACGGAGATAACAAGATCCTTTGACATCACCGTCCAGAAGGCCCAATGGTTGTGGGAGGATATAAAGAGCCTTAGCGTTCAATTCAAACCGAAGACCGCCAAAACCTATTACGCCAATCATATCTTCACCGTGGTGACTAGCATCGATACTACGGCGGCCCAGGCCAGCCATAGGTTTGCTTTCGACCCCGTCGCCACGCCGGATACAGTGGGGGTGGCCTTTCCGCTGGGGATCAGCGTACTGGATTCGCTGGGAAGCCTTTTAACCAGTTATAACGGATCGGTTCTGATCAGCGACCAGACCGGGACCATCAGTCCGTTCATAGCCAATTTCACCGGCGGGCTGGCCGCGGCCAGCGTCACCATCAGCGACACCCTGCGCAACGATTTCATAGTCATTGACGACGGAGCAGCCAACGATACCAGCGGATTGTTCGATGTGGTCAACTCCGGGCTGCATCACTTTGCGGCGGATCCCATCGGGATGCAGATCAAAAACATTCCTTTCCCCATCAGTCTTTCGGCCCGTGACTTTTTCGACGACACGGTCGCCAGTTTCACCGGCAAAGCGGACCTGTGGGACAAGACCGGAACCCTGACCCCGGATTCCACCGGGGCGTTTACTGCCGGGGTCTGGAGCGGAAACGTCAACGTTGGCGCGGGAAGCAATTCCGACAGCATCTTCATCTCATATTATAACGGTAAAGTTATCGCCGGTGTCAGCAATGGTTTCTGGGTGGATGACCCCTTAGGGATCGAAACGGAAAAACCGTCAACGGCCATCACCGGCCCGGCCCGGCTTAACATCTTCCCCAATCCACTTTACCGCAAGGCAGAGTTCTCAATCTATTCACCCAAGGCAGGCTCAACCCGCATCATCGTTTACAACCTGCTGGGGCAGAAGGCCGCCCAGAAAGACTTGGGGAAAATAAATCCCGGAACGGTGAAACTAAATTGGGACCTTGGTTCCGCCCTGCCACAGGGTGTTTATTTTGCCGATCTTCAGGTCGACGGGAAAAGCGCGTCATTTAAGAAACTGGTGATCCTCAAGTAA
- the asnS gene encoding asparagine--tRNA ligase, producing the protein MKLDWVYISEIGKHLGQEVTLKGWLYNKRSSGKIHFLQIRDGSGVIQGVMVKSEVGDPVFDLGDKVTQESSIIVKGLVKEDKRSPSGFELGVTDLKIVQLTQDYPITPKEHGPAFLMEHRHLWMRSSKQHATLRVRDTIEQAIHAYMHKEGFIHTPAPILTPTSCEGTTTLFQTDYFGEPAFLSQSGQMYIEATAAAFGKVYTFTPAFRAEKSKTRRHLTELWMMDAEASYFEHAENMQCQEGMICAVVERVLSECQSELKTLERDTAPLEKIKGPFPRISYKEAVELCNKAGVHIEYGEDFGAPHDTAIAGSFDKPVFVDRFPAVIKSFYMQPDPQDPSVVLGSDLYAPEGYGEIIGGSQRIHDLDLLLKKMEEHKVPYEPYKWYVDLRRYGSVPHSGFGIGIERTVCWMCGLSHIREAIPFARMLEKIYP; encoded by the coding sequence ATGAAACTGGACTGGGTTTATATTTCTGAAATCGGGAAACACCTGGGGCAGGAGGTCACTCTCAAGGGCTGGCTGTACAACAAGCGCTCCTCGGGCAAGATCCACTTCCTTCAGATCCGGGACGGCTCGGGCGTGATCCAGGGGGTGATGGTCAAGAGCGAGGTGGGCGACCCGGTCTTTGACCTGGGCGACAAGGTCACCCAGGAATCCTCCATCATCGTCAAGGGTTTGGTCAAGGAGGACAAGCGCTCGCCCTCTGGTTTTGAGCTGGGGGTCACCGATCTCAAGATAGTTCAGCTGACCCAGGACTATCCCATCACCCCCAAGGAGCACGGGCCGGCTTTCCTGATGGAGCACCGCCACCTGTGGATGCGCTCGTCCAAGCAGCACGCCACCTTAAGGGTCCGCGACACCATCGAGCAGGCCATCCACGCCTACATGCATAAGGAAGGGTTCATCCACACCCCGGCCCCCATTTTGACCCCCACCTCCTGCGAGGGCACCACCACTTTGTTCCAGACCGACTACTTCGGCGAGCCGGCCTTCCTGTCCCAGTCCGGCCAGATGTACATCGAGGCCACGGCCGCCGCCTTCGGCAAGGTCTACACCTTCACCCCGGCCTTTAGGGCCGAGAAGTCCAAGACCAGAAGGCACCTGACCGAACTGTGGATGATGGACGCCGAGGCCAGCTATTTTGAGCACGCCGAGAACATGCAGTGCCAGGAGGGAATGATCTGCGCCGTGGTGGAAAGGGTGTTGAGCGAATGCCAGAGCGAACTGAAGACACTGGAGCGCGACACCGCCCCGCTGGAGAAGATCAAGGGCCCCTTCCCCAGGATATCATACAAAGAGGCGGTGGAGTTGTGCAACAAGGCCGGGGTACACATAGAATACGGCGAGGATTTTGGGGCTCCGCACGACACCGCCATTGCCGGCTCCTTCGACAAGCCGGTGTTCGTGGACCGCTTCCCTGCGGTCATCAAATCCTTTTACATGCAGCCGGACCCCCAGGATCCTTCGGTAGTGCTGGGTTCCGACCTCTACGCTCCGGAGGGCTACGGCGAGATCATCGGCGGCAGCCAGCGCATCCACGACCTTGACCTGCTGCTGAAGAAGATGGAGGAGCACAAGGTGCCCTACGAGCCTTATAAATGGTACGTGGACCTGAGACGCTACGGCAGCGTGCCCCACTCCGGATTCGGGATCGGCATCGAGCGCACGGTCTGCTGGATGTGCGGACTGTCGCACATCCGCGAGGCCATACCGTTCGCCCGGATGCTGGAGAAGATATACCCTTGA